In Eubacteriales bacterium, a single window of DNA contains:
- the trpD gene encoding anthranilate phosphoribosyltransferase → MLKEAISKIINKEDLTRSEAKAVMDYIMSGSATPAQIGGFLTAMRMKGETVDEITGFAISMRENASRISPKVPFLIDTCGTGGDGANTFNISTAAAFVASAAGVGVAKHGNRSVSSKSGSADVLEELGVIINLPKEDVCRCIEDVGIGFMFAPAFHGAMKYAIGPRRELGVRTVFNMLGPLTNPAGVEGQLMGVYSSDMTEPMAEVLKNLGAKHAMVINSEDGLDEISISAPTKVSEVFNGEIRTYTINPEDFGFSKRKLSEVKGVDPKGNAEMIIALFKGEKGAKRDIVILNAGAAIYVGNKAKTLSEGMKLAADIIDNGSAYKKLNEFVEFTNALKVS, encoded by the coding sequence ATGTTAAAGGAAGCAATATCTAAAATAATAAATAAAGAAGATTTAACTCGTAGCGAAGCAAAGGCCGTAATGGATTATATAATGAGCGGTTCAGCAACACCAGCGCAAATAGGGGGATTTTTAACAGCTATGCGAATGAAGGGTGAAACTGTAGACGAGATAACAGGGTTTGCCATTTCTATGAGGGAAAATGCAAGCAGAATTTCTCCTAAAGTACCGTTTTTGATAGATACATGCGGAACAGGCGGAGACGGTGCCAATACATTCAATATTTCAACTGCAGCTGCTTTCGTGGCAAGTGCGGCCGGAGTCGGCGTTGCTAAACACGGCAACCGCTCTGTAAGCAGCAAAAGCGGTAGCGCAGACGTGCTTGAGGAGCTGGGCGTAATTATAAACCTTCCTAAGGAAGACGTTTGCCGTTGTATAGAGGACGTAGGAATTGGCTTTATGTTTGCACCGGCTTTTCACGGGGCCATGAAATATGCGATAGGGCCAAGACGTGAATTAGGTGTCAGGACTGTGTTTAATATGTTAGGGCCTCTTACCAACCCGGCCGGAGTCGAAGGGCAGTTAATGGGGGTATACAGTTCGGACATGACAGAGCCAATGGCAGAAGTTTTAAAGAACTTAGGCGCCAAACACGCAATGGTAATAAACAGCGAAGATGGGCTGGATGAAATATCTATATCTGCACCGACAAAGGTAAGCGAAGTTTTCAACGGTGAGATACGTACGTATACTATTAATCCTGAAGATTTCGGATTTTCAAAGAGAAAGTTATCTGAAGTAAAGGGCGTTGACCCGAAGGGAAACGCGGAAATGATCATAGCTTTATTCAAAGGTGAAAAAGGTGCAAAGAGGGATATAGTTATCTTAAATGCGGGGGCTGCTATTTATGTAGGAAACAAAGCAAAGACTCTAAGTGAGGGAATGAAGTTAGCAGCTGATATAATAGATAATGGAAGCGCATACAAAAAGCTAAACGAATTTGTTGAATTTACCAATGCATTAAAGGTGAGTTAA
- the trpC gene encoding indole-3-glycerol phosphate synthase TrpC, translating into MILDTIVDKKKIRVEAAKKDITIDEMKSQIDINSEARHHSFKDALKSGGISIIAEVKKASPSRGLICKDFDPVKIAKEYEKTGAAAISVLTEEDFFLGSGEYLKQVKKAVEIPVLRKDFIFDIWQVYEAALMGADAILLITAILKDAELKAFREMANKLNMDALVEVHDSKELIRALNSGADIIGINNRDLNTFDVNIQTTGKLANMILKGVAVVSESGIDKRSDIVYLEEFKVDAVLIGESLMKARSIKRKMDELRGDKRG; encoded by the coding sequence ATGATTCTGGATACTATAGTAGATAAAAAGAAAATACGCGTTGAAGCGGCAAAAAAAGATATTACGATTGACGAAATGAAGTCGCAAATAGACATTAATAGTGAGGCGCGGCATCATTCTTTTAAAGATGCGCTTAAATCAGGCGGAATTTCTATAATTGCCGAAGTAAAAAAGGCGTCTCCATCCAGAGGGCTTATCTGTAAGGATTTTGATCCTGTTAAAATAGCCAAAGAGTATGAGAAAACTGGGGCGGCAGCTATATCTGTTCTAACGGAAGAGGATTTTTTTCTTGGCAGCGGGGAATACCTGAAGCAGGTAAAAAAGGCGGTTGAAATTCCCGTTTTAAGAAAAGATTTTATATTCGACATATGGCAGGTATATGAGGCTGCTTTGATGGGGGCAGATGCAATATTGCTTATTACAGCGATATTAAAAGATGCCGAACTAAAAGCCTTTAGGGAAATGGCAAATAAACTTAATATGGATGCGCTGGTAGAAGTTCATGACAGTAAAGAATTAATAAGGGCGCTAAATTCTGGCGCAGATATTATCGGCATTAACAATAGGGATTTAAATACGTTTGACGTTAACATACAGACGACGGGCAAACTTGCTAATATGATACTTAAAGGAGTGGCAGTTGTAAGCGAGAGCGGTATAGATAAAAGAAGCGACATAGTCTACTTAGAAGAATTTAAAGTTGACGCAGTGCTTATCGGAGAGAGCTTGATGAAGGCAAGGTCTATAAAGCGGAAAATGGACGAATTGAGAGGCGATAAACGTGGCTAA
- a CDS encoding phosphoribosylanthranilate isomerase: protein MAKVKICGIKSRDDIDIVNALLPDYIGFVFCPTSKRYISLNEAKVLSSLLSSKIKKVGVFVNEKKETINKLKEECNLDVLQLHGDEKPQDCFYDGASVWKAIRIKDSIDLDKVKFYNVDRFLLDTFVLGSYGGSGKMFDLNLIRYLSKKDEIVLAGGLSPENVKTIVKTVNPYAVDVSSGVETEGKKDYCLVKEFIDKVRNCHA from the coding sequence GTGGCTAAGGTAAAAATATGCGGGATTAAATCTAGAGATGATATAGATATAGTAAACGCGCTATTACCTGATTATATAGGTTTTGTATTCTGCCCTACGAGCAAGAGGTACATAAGTTTAAACGAGGCTAAAGTTTTATCTTCTTTATTAAGCAGCAAGATAAAAAAGGTAGGCGTTTTTGTAAACGAAAAAAAGGAGACTATAAATAAGCTAAAAGAGGAATGCAATCTTGATGTTTTGCAGCTTCATGGCGATGAAAAACCGCAGGATTGTTTTTACGATGGTGCAAGCGTATGGAAGGCGATACGTATAAAAGACTCAATAGATCTAGACAAGGTTAAGTTTTATAATGTAGACAGGTTTTTACTAGATACGTTTGTATTAGGCTCTTACGGAGGGTCAGGTAAAATGTTTGATTTAAACTTGATCCGATATCTTAGCAAGAAAGACGAAATAGTACTGGCTGGAGGCCTTTCGCCTGAAAATGTTAAGACAATAGTTAAAACGGTAAATCCATATGCAGTTGACGTAAGCAGCGGCGTAGAAACAGAAGGGAAAAAAGATTATTGTTTAGTAAAAGAATTTATAGATAAAGTGAGGAATTGTCATGCCTGA
- the trpB gene encoding tryptophan synthase subunit beta codes for MPEFSKGYFGKYGGMYVPETLMNSLSELNDAYNAARKDIQFKKEKEYYLKEYAGRETPLYYAKKMTEILNGGKIYLKREDLNHTGSHKLNNVIGQMLLAKRMGKKRIIAETGAGQHGVATATIAALFGMECEVYMGQEDVDRQGLNVFRMELLGAKVNPVKTGTATLKDATSEAIRDWAATYKDTYYVIGSVVGPHPYPMMVRDFQSIIGKEVKKQINKKEGRQPDLLIACVGGGSNAMGLFYPFINDDKVKMIGVEAAGLGIGTPYHAAALAAGAPGVLHGMLSYFLQDKDGQILPVHSISAGLDYPGIGPEHAYLHDSSRVYYESVTDDEAVDAFEFLSKTEGIIPALESSHAVAYAMKIVPKTSKDAIIVINVSGRGDKDVQIVAKHMGVKVK; via the coding sequence ATGCCTGAATTTAGTAAAGGTTACTTTGGTAAATATGGTGGTATGTATGTGCCAGAGACGCTTATGAATTCATTAAGCGAATTAAACGATGCATATAATGCAGCCAGGAAAGATATACAGTTTAAAAAAGAAAAGGAATATTACTTAAAGGAATATGCCGGCAGGGAAACGCCTCTTTATTATGCAAAGAAGATGACAGAGATTTTAAACGGCGGGAAAATATACTTAAAGCGTGAAGATCTAAACCATACCGGTTCGCATAAGCTAAATAACGTTATAGGACAGATGCTTTTAGCAAAAAGAATGGGCAAGAAGCGGATAATAGCTGAAACGGGCGCGGGCCAGCACGGTGTCGCAACTGCAACGATAGCCGCACTGTTTGGCATGGAGTGTGAGGTATATATGGGGCAGGAGGACGTTGACCGGCAGGGTTTGAATGTATTCAGGATGGAGCTCTTAGGAGCAAAAGTCAACCCTGTTAAAACTGGAACGGCTACGTTAAAAGATGCGACAAGCGAGGCAATACGCGACTGGGCGGCAACGTATAAAGATACATATTATGTTATAGGCTCCGTTGTCGGGCCGCATCCGTACCCTATGATGGTTAGAGATTTTCAAAGTATTATCGGGAAGGAAGTAAAAAAACAGATAAATAAAAAAGAGGGCAGGCAGCCGGATCTTTTAATAGCATGTGTAGGAGGAGGAAGTAATGCCATGGGGCTTTTCTATCCTTTTATCAATGACGATAAAGTTAAGATGATCGGAGTTGAAGCGGCAGGCCTAGGTATTGGCACACCGTATCATGCTGCGGCATTAGCTGCCGGTGCACCTGGGGTGCTACATGGGATGTTGTCTTATTTTTTGCAGGATAAAGACGGGCAAATATTACCGGTACATTCGATATCCGCGGGGCTCGATTATCCCGGAATAGGCCCTGAACACGCATATCTTCACGACAGCAGCAGGGTTTATTATGAATCGGTTACAGATGATGAGGCGGTTGATGCATTTGAGTTTTTATCTAAGACAGAAGGGATAATTCCGGCACTTGAGAGCTCTCATGCGGTCGCTTATGCTATGAAAATAGTACCTAAAACTTCTAAAGATGCTATAATCGTTATAAATGTATCAGGAAGGGGAGACAAAGACGTTCAGATCGTTGCAAAACATATGGGGGTTAAAGTGAAATGA
- the trpA gene encoding tryptophan synthase subunit alpha, translating to MTRIGDKFIELKRLGEKALIPFFFAGDPDMETTFELILSAESAGADIIELGIPYSDPLADGPVNQQAASRALKNGFKIKDIFSFVKRVRKVTDIPIVFLLYFNCIMQYGIENFLKDCTLSGVDGLVIPDLPYEEKLNYKNAFKKYPVDIIALVTPSSKERLKQLVKDSSGFIYCVTSSGVTGTRSSFKTDFASFTSEIACFTDTPRVLGFGISTPRQVEELKKYAEGIIVGSAIVRLIGDGSKGDMVKRVSKFVKELKDALK from the coding sequence ATGACAAGGATTGGTGATAAATTTATTGAACTTAAAAGGTTAGGGGAAAAAGCGCTTATCCCATTCTTCTTTGCAGGGGATCCGGATATGGAAACGACTTTTGAATTAATACTGTCCGCTGAAAGTGCTGGGGCAGATATAATCGAGCTAGGTATACCATACTCGGACCCGTTGGCAGATGGCCCGGTAAATCAGCAGGCAGCCAGCAGGGCATTAAAAAACGGTTTTAAAATAAAGGATATATTTTCTTTTGTTAAAAGAGTTAGAAAAGTTACAGATATACCTATAGTTTTTTTGCTGTATTTTAATTGTATAATGCAGTATGGTATAGAAAACTTTCTAAAAGACTGTACACTGTCCGGTGTAGATGGACTTGTGATCCCGGATCTGCCTTATGAAGAAAAGCTAAATTATAAAAATGCCTTTAAAAAATATCCTGTAGATATAATTGCCCTTGTAACTCCGTCATCAAAAGAGCGTTTAAAGCAGTTAGTTAAAGACTCGAGCGGTTTTATATACTGTGTTACGTCATCTGGTGTTACCGGGACGAGGAGCAGTTTTAAAACGGATTTTGCATCTTTTACATCCGAGATTGCGTGTTTTACAGATACTCCGAGAGTCTTGGGATTTGGCATTTCAACGCCTAGACAGGTTGAAGAGCTCAAAAAATACGCAGAAGGCATAATAGTAGGCTCTGCTATAGTACGGTTAATTGGAGATGGCTCAAAGGGCGATATGGTTAAAAGGGTTTCTAAGTTCGTTAAAGAATTAAAAGACGCTTTAAAATAG
- a CDS encoding O-antigen ligase family protein produces MIVNKMLTNILKTKYTGDEIAVLLMVFSIFISVYAVGVCVVSLVIYLIASGRIKEIFFGVKNSLILMLLPAVAIITSAIYGSILEIGIALGITLIFIAAIYIRSVMTKNLFDNIIELSCFLSILIFVIALLQKFILGFDSPKFRSESVFNNANYYATMIEIVTIFAVYKLIDKNRKYNFPYYIFVLCVNLIGLILAQCRTAFVVILILVPILFMLLNKKKYLIIYAGFMVTITALLLIIPEILPRVDSVDADIGKRMLIWKAAIKSIESRPLFGGGCLTYPHIYLLYGGIKANHAHNIFLESMLNYGIVGTAFALFYFYTNIFEIFKIYISGIDKERTSLAIVIVFVVLVHGMLDATVFWPQTGLLVLLIIACSGIYEKDHPMMVTSCQTCNKNVNKNLFNSLKPRF; encoded by the coding sequence ATGATTGTAAATAAGATGTTGACTAATATATTAAAAACAAAATACACTGGCGATGAAATCGCAGTCTTACTTATGGTATTTTCTATATTCATATCGGTTTACGCAGTTGGCGTATGTGTAGTTTCATTAGTTATATACTTAATTGCCTCCGGTAGAATAAAGGAAATATTTTTTGGTGTAAAAAATTCTTTAATTTTAATGCTGCTTCCTGCTGTAGCAATAATAACCTCAGCTATTTATGGATCGATTCTAGAAATAGGAATAGCACTTGGCATCACTCTTATATTTATAGCAGCTATATATATAAGATCTGTGATGACTAAAAATCTGTTTGACAATATTATCGAACTAAGCTGCTTTTTAAGTATCCTTATTTTTGTCATCGCATTGCTGCAAAAATTTATTTTAGGGTTTGACAGCCCGAAGTTCCGTTCTGAGTCTGTATTTAACAATGCAAATTACTATGCGACTATGATCGAAATAGTAACTATATTTGCTGTATATAAACTAATTGATAAAAACAGAAAATATAATTTCCCTTATTATATTTTTGTACTTTGCGTTAATTTAATCGGGCTTATATTAGCCCAATGCAGAACAGCCTTTGTAGTTATTTTGATACTTGTTCCGATCTTATTTATGCTCCTTAACAAAAAAAAGTATTTAATTATATACGCCGGGTTTATGGTAACGATTACAGCACTTCTCCTTATAATCCCCGAAATCTTACCTAGAGTGGATAGCGTAGATGCCGATATAGGAAAAAGGATGCTCATTTGGAAAGCAGCGATAAAGTCTATTGAAAGTCGGCCGTTATTTGGCGGCGGCTGCCTTACTTACCCTCATATATATTTACTTTATGGAGGTATAAAAGCCAACCATGCCCATAATATATTTCTTGAATCAATGCTAAACTACGGAATAGTTGGAACCGCCTTTGCACTTTTTTATTTTTACACAAACATCTTTGAGATTTTTAAAATCTATATAAGCGGGATAGATAAAGAAAGAACTTCCCTTGCAATAGTGATAGTGTTTGTCGTTTTAGTTCACGGTATGCTAGATGCCACGGTCTTTTGGCCGCAGACAGGCCTGCTCGTTCTTTTAATCATAGCATGTTCAGGTATATACGAAAAAGACCACCCGATGATGGTTACATCTTGCCAAACATGTAATAAGAATGTAAATAAAAATCTATTTAACAGTTTAAAACCTAGATTTTAA
- a CDS encoding holin, protein MQNRFKSWALWLSIAALVVFCVKQFAGIDIGDFMNGFLDVLCPVLVGFGIINNPTDSKNI, encoded by the coding sequence ATGCAAAACAGGTTTAAGTCGTGGGCTTTATGGTTATCTATTGCGGCACTTGTAGTATTTTGCGTAAAGCAGTTTGCCGGTATTGACATAGGCGACTTCATGAATGGATTCCTAGATGTGCTTTGCCCAGTACTGGTAGGTTTCGGCATAATAAACAATCCTACAGATAGTAAAAATATCTAA
- a CDS encoding DUF3298 and DUF4163 domain-containing protein: MYLENNSADISFKEINREFIYNDLVMITLKITYPEIKLADNFRAQNRINASITSEVYDFFGYTASTLYFEAIREYKNAIQNNFPFRTYEAVLNYEITYNEDCYLSAYSDQYVFTGGAHGNTIRSSNTWSLKTGRKIPLSSWFIKDKDYKRLLLDQILKQAGMNINQNPGIYFEDYRSLIVKYFNPKSYYLTSSGIAVYYQQYEIAPYSTGIVVFNIPYKILGVYPSCD; encoded by the coding sequence ATGTATTTAGAAAATAATAGTGCAGATATTTCCTTTAAGGAAATCAACAGGGAATTTATATATAACGATTTAGTAATGATAACGCTTAAGATTACATATCCAGAAATAAAACTAGCAGATAACTTTAGGGCGCAAAACCGTATAAATGCCAGTATTACATCGGAAGTATATGACTTTTTTGGCTATACAGCAAGCACATTATACTTTGAGGCAATAAGAGAATATAAAAATGCAATTCAAAATAATTTCCCATTTAGAACATACGAAGCCGTTTTAAACTATGAAATAACGTATAACGAAGACTGTTATTTAAGCGCTTACTCAGATCAATATGTATTTACAGGCGGCGCACACGGCAATACTATAAGGTCATCCAACACATGGAGCCTAAAAACAGGCCGGAAGATCCCGCTTTCTAGCTGGTTTATTAAAGATAAAGATTATAAACGTTTATTATTAGATCAGATACTAAAACAGGCTGGGATGAATATTAACCAAAACCCTGGAATATATTTTGAGGATTACCGTTCTTTAATCGTCAAGTATTTTAACCCCAAAAGTTACTATCTTACTTCATCCGGCATAGCCGTATATTATCAGCAGTATGAAATTGCCCCATATTCTACAGGCATAGTCGTTTTCAATATCCCATATAAAATACTTGGGGTATATCCTTCGTGCGATTAA
- the dmpI gene encoding 4-oxalocrotonate tautomerase DmpI: MPVITLEGPKMTKEQKAKLVEGFVTNASEVLNIPKQAFVTIIKENSFDNIGNGTVLLSDRDK; encoded by the coding sequence ATGCCAGTTATTACACTAGAGGGCCCTAAAATGACAAAAGAACAAAAAGCCAAACTCGTAGAAGGGTTTGTTACTAATGCAAGCGAAGTACTTAATATTCCAAAGCAAGCTTTCGTTACGATCATTAAAGAAAATAGCTTTGACAATATAGGAAACGGAACAGTACTTTTGTCCGACAGGGATAAATAG